A genomic stretch from Bordetella sp. N includes:
- a CDS encoding tripartite tricarboxylate transporter substrate binding protein codes for MTTMKTALARAILFLSALLASSPVLAAGYPDHPLRIIVPFAPGGASDQTARFIAQKLTERMGQSVIVENRTGASGVIGAAYVARSAPDGYTLMLVDTSFSMVTAIGTNTPYDPLKDFTHLRLIVTTPAVVAVSPKSNLHTLKDLLDAARAQPGKISYGSGGVGSPLHLAGALLADKSGTDMLHVPYKGAAPAVMDTISGQVRLSIPALPAALPYLQSGQLRALAVTSGHRAPLLPDVPTVAEAGVPGYDAVSWFGLTMPANVPAPVLGKLRTELDAILALPETRTFFAQQGAEVYGGKEPFTDFIAGEIKKWTEIAKKADIHP; via the coding sequence ATGACCACCATGAAAACCGCCTTGGCCAGGGCGATACTGTTTCTGTCCGCCCTCCTGGCAAGCTCGCCCGTCCTGGCGGCAGGCTATCCCGACCATCCTCTACGCATCATCGTCCCTTTCGCGCCTGGCGGCGCCAGCGACCAGACCGCGCGTTTCATCGCGCAGAAACTGACCGAGCGCATGGGCCAGAGCGTCATCGTGGAAAACCGTACCGGGGCATCTGGTGTCATCGGCGCGGCCTATGTGGCCAGGTCGGCGCCCGACGGCTACACCCTGATGCTGGTCGACACTTCGTTTTCCATGGTGACGGCCATCGGCACCAACACGCCCTACGACCCATTGAAGGATTTCACGCATCTGCGCCTGATCGTGACGACGCCCGCGGTGGTGGCTGTCAGCCCCAAGAGCAATCTGCATACCTTGAAAGACCTGCTGGACGCGGCGCGCGCCCAGCCCGGCAAGATCTCTTATGGGTCGGGCGGCGTCGGCAGTCCTTTGCATCTGGCCGGCGCCCTGCTTGCCGACAAATCCGGCACCGATATGCTGCACGTGCCTTACAAGGGCGCGGCGCCGGCGGTCATGGACACCATCTCCGGCCAGGTCCGCTTGAGCATTCCGGCGCTACCGGCCGCACTGCCTTATCTGCAGTCCGGCCAGCTGCGGGCCCTGGCGGTGACGTCCGGGCATCGCGCGCCCTTGCTGCCTGACGTGCCCACTGTTGCCGAGGCCGGCGTCCCGGGCTACGACGCCGTCAGCTGGTTCGGGCTGACGATGCCGGCCAATGTCCCTGCTCCAGTATTGGGGAAGTTACGCACTGAACTCGACGCTATCCTTGCACTTCCCGAGACCCGGACGTTCTTTGCCCAGCAAGGCGCGGAAGTCTATGGCGGCAAGGAGCCTTTCACCGATTTCATCGCGGGTGAAATCAAGAAGTGGACGGAGATCGCGAAGAAGGCCGATATCCATCCCTGA
- a CDS encoding autotransporter domain-containing protein has product MQRVNRQYVKGKSRVAANTLFPRQRLTLALTIALPWWSGSAMAACTPVSPTAGATVTCSGPANPLSPSYSATADDLTVNMPADSSAGVLLGVGGTVMTLTGNEITLNNAGTIDPALLGSPSILSSGAVVGNGNASIVRIDNMEGGLMRGTSLDQSGNLNGLTGLALTVQNGTGGTSIITNEGTISGLPIVGNNVAAADIAVVAAYGGAQVYFINSGTITGRIAFQSPGTAGLQNTFTNAGTIDGSVSLGVNGENTFTAVSGSSVNAAGGTGQELNVIGLPGTTLSFAPTGTVDGGAGGDNTLVLQNVLPSAGTGSGTGGAATTISGATYINFQHLTVNSGTWTIPDAVVSDDTTIDGGQLTLNGSGVDAYTGSIQVNGGTLFVGDSTHTAAAVTGDVTVSQGTLSGYGTVQGNVTVTNGGTLTAGGTSSIGTLTIDGDLDVQAGTQLIFDAGVPGPNFSTPGQSDRIVVGGALSIDASSLTVNDIGSMGPGLYNLFQWGSTLSFTNGGFTPPAGSSLQILSSDKQINLIVTQGQTLNTWNANGLASPGAMGGGSGTWTVVSNTWADTNGTSTGPMSPQPAFAIFGGASGTVSVDNTNGDVSATGLQFMTDGYHLTGDALTLVGDNGAVPVIRVSSGATAVIDNLINGSTGINKTDGGTLVLNGANIYAGNTVLTGGTLSVSSDLNLGLSANALDFEGGILQVTGTAYNQTARNIIWGSAGGGFDITDLANTFTVSQVLDGAGGLYKTGAGTLQLTGANTYSGGTTVAQGTLRGDTLSLQGNIANNASLVFDQGQDGTYEGVLSGSGVLTKEGVASLVLSADSSAYAGSTQLQAGSLEVNGSLGGTLTVQSGSILSGVGTVGTTSIAAGGTLLPGNTAQPMGTLTVNGNLAFTSGAVYQVRTDASGAHSGVHVTGSASLAGSVLDLGQDGSYAASTRYGILRADGGISGSFQDVSSNLAYLTPSLAYGSNTVDLLMNLKQVPVDNGGGTGDDGGTSGGTSPTRTIRFADYATNHNQRVTANALQSLPESSALYTRVLNLAEGEPAAVFASLSGEGYASTMRSLQGVADRVSSLPLSHLQANLGAGSLPGPATAQLGGGDAATLPQSAAQPVWAQVFGSWRNQSGNGETVRTSESDSGIFIGGDHAVGAGWRVGGALGYTDSQTRLRDLGSRSDVDSYSVTVYGGKAFDAGPGKINLSLGAAYTWHDVKARRGANAAGVSQELKSSYGASTGQFFSELGYALPLNDRVTLDPFLGASYNDLRTRGFSESGGDAALDGKSGRNQVASTTLGLHVQSTFDSAGAAGRVRATLSWRHAYGDVNPATTLAFQGSQTFTVTGAPIARDSAVVELGVDMAVTKRTTVGVNYGGQFGSGSRQNAGSLDVRYRF; this is encoded by the coding sequence GTGCAGCGTGTCAATCGTCAGTATGTCAAAGGCAAGTCGCGCGTCGCCGCGAACACCCTCTTTCCACGTCAACGCCTGACGCTGGCACTGACCATCGCCTTGCCTTGGTGGAGTGGTAGCGCCATGGCGGCATGTACGCCGGTCAGCCCAACCGCGGGCGCTACCGTCACCTGCTCCGGCCCCGCCAATCCACTTTCCCCTTCTTACAGCGCCACCGCCGATGACCTGACAGTCAATATGCCGGCGGATAGCTCGGCCGGCGTGTTGCTGGGCGTCGGTGGCACTGTCATGACCCTGACGGGCAATGAGATCACGCTGAACAACGCCGGCACGATAGACCCGGCGCTGCTGGGCTCGCCATCCATCCTGTCGTCCGGCGCCGTTGTCGGAAACGGGAACGCCAGCATTGTCCGCATCGACAATATGGAAGGTGGCTTGATGAGGGGGACTTCCCTCGATCAGAGCGGCAATCTGAACGGTCTGACAGGCTTGGCCCTGACCGTGCAGAACGGCACCGGTGGCACATCGATCATCACGAACGAGGGCACGATCAGCGGCTTGCCCATTGTCGGTAACAACGTCGCAGCCGCCGACATCGCGGTCGTGGCGGCATACGGTGGCGCTCAGGTCTATTTCATCAATTCAGGTACGATCACCGGCCGTATCGCGTTTCAGAGTCCCGGCACGGCGGGGTTGCAGAACACCTTCACCAACGCAGGCACGATAGACGGCAGTGTCTCTCTGGGCGTCAACGGCGAGAATACATTCACCGCGGTTTCGGGTTCGTCCGTCAACGCGGCGGGCGGCACCGGCCAGGAGCTCAATGTCATAGGCCTGCCCGGCACCACGCTGAGCTTCGCGCCGACCGGCACCGTCGATGGCGGCGCGGGTGGCGACAATACCCTGGTCCTGCAGAACGTGCTTCCCTCGGCCGGCACCGGGTCAGGTACCGGGGGAGCCGCCACCACGATATCTGGCGCCACCTACATCAACTTCCAGCACCTGACCGTCAATAGCGGCACCTGGACCATCCCTGACGCCGTCGTCAGCGACGACACGACCATCGACGGCGGTCAGCTGACCCTCAACGGCTCGGGCGTAGATGCCTACACGGGCTCGATCCAGGTAAATGGCGGAACCCTGTTCGTGGGCGACAGCACGCATACGGCAGCCGCGGTCACGGGTGACGTCACCGTCAGCCAGGGCACGTTGAGCGGCTACGGTACGGTTCAGGGCAATGTGACGGTGACCAATGGCGGGACGTTGACGGCAGGCGGCACGTCGTCCATAGGCACGCTGACGATCGATGGCGACCTGGACGTGCAGGCCGGCACACAGCTGATTTTCGATGCCGGCGTGCCGGGGCCGAATTTTTCCACGCCAGGGCAAAGCGATCGCATCGTCGTGGGCGGCGCGCTAAGCATCGACGCCTCCTCCCTGACGGTCAATGACATCGGCAGCATGGGCCCGGGGTTATACAACCTGTTCCAGTGGGGGAGCACGCTGTCTTTCACGAACGGCGGCTTCACGCCGCCGGCCGGGTCATCGCTACAGATCCTCAGCAGCGACAAGCAAATCAATCTGATCGTGACCCAGGGTCAGACCCTCAACACGTGGAACGCCAACGGCCTGGCCAGCCCAGGCGCGATGGGCGGCGGCAGCGGCACCTGGACCGTGGTTTCCAATACCTGGGCCGACACCAACGGGACGTCGACCGGCCCGATGTCGCCGCAGCCTGCCTTTGCCATTTTCGGTGGCGCGTCCGGCACGGTCAGCGTGGACAACACGAACGGCGATGTCTCGGCCACCGGCCTGCAGTTCATGACCGATGGCTATCACTTGACCGGCGACGCGCTTACCTTGGTTGGCGACAACGGCGCGGTGCCCGTCATCCGCGTGAGCAGCGGCGCCACTGCCGTCATCGATAATCTCATCAACGGTTCGACGGGCATAAACAAGACGGACGGTGGCACCCTCGTCCTGAACGGGGCGAATATATACGCCGGCAACACAGTGCTCACCGGTGGCACGCTCTCCGTTTCATCCGATCTCAACCTTGGGCTATCGGCCAACGCCCTGGACTTCGAGGGCGGCATCTTGCAGGTCACGGGCACGGCTTATAACCAGACCGCTCGCAACATCATCTGGGGAAGCGCGGGCGGTGGCTTTGACATCACGGACCTCGCCAATACCTTCACCGTCAGCCAGGTTCTGGACGGAGCCGGCGGCCTCTACAAGACGGGCGCGGGTACGCTGCAGCTGACAGGCGCCAATACCTACAGCGGCGGCACCACGGTCGCCCAAGGCACATTGCGCGGTGACACGCTTAGCCTGCAAGGCAATATCGCCAACAATGCCAGCCTGGTGTTCGACCAAGGCCAGGATGGGACGTATGAGGGCGTGCTCTCGGGGAGTGGCGTATTGACCAAGGAAGGCGTGGCGAGCCTGGTTCTCTCCGCCGACAGCAGCGCTTATGCCGGCAGCACGCAGTTGCAGGCGGGCAGCCTGGAAGTGAACGGCAGCCTCGGTGGCACATTGACCGTGCAGTCGGGCAGCATACTGAGCGGCGTTGGTACTGTCGGCACGACGTCCATCGCCGCGGGCGGCACGCTGCTCCCGGGCAATACCGCACAGCCCATGGGGACGCTTACGGTCAACGGCAACCTGGCCTTCACGTCCGGTGCGGTCTATCAGGTGCGTACGGATGCGTCCGGTGCGCATAGCGGCGTGCATGTGACCGGCAGCGCCAGCCTGGCCGGATCGGTCCTGGATCTGGGGCAGGACGGCAGCTACGCGGCGTCGACGCGCTACGGCATCCTCCGTGCGGATGGCGGAATCTCCGGCAGCTTCCAGGATGTCAGCAGCAATCTGGCGTATCTCACACCTTCGCTGGCATATGGAAGCAATACCGTAGACCTGCTGATGAACCTGAAGCAGGTTCCCGTCGATAACGGCGGCGGGACAGGTGACGACGGCGGGACGAGCGGTGGGACCAGCCCTACGCGGACCATCCGTTTCGCGGACTACGCAACCAATCACAATCAACGCGTGACCGCCAACGCGTTGCAATCGTTGCCGGAGTCCTCCGCGCTGTACACCCGCGTGCTGAACCTTGCGGAAGGAGAACCGGCTGCCGTGTTTGCGTCGCTGTCCGGCGAAGGCTATGCCAGCACCATGCGGTCCCTGCAAGGCGTGGCGGACCGCGTGAGCAGCCTGCCCTTGTCGCATCTGCAAGCCAACCTGGGCGCGGGATCCTTGCCCGGCCCCGCCACCGCGCAACTCGGTGGCGGCGACGCGGCGACGCTGCCGCAGTCGGCCGCCCAGCCCGTCTGGGCGCAGGTGTTCGGCAGTTGGCGGAATCAGTCGGGCAACGGTGAGACCGTGCGCACCAGCGAGTCGGACAGTGGCATCTTCATCGGTGGCGATCACGCCGTGGGCGCAGGCTGGCGCGTCGGCGGCGCATTGGGGTATACGGATAGCCAGACCCGTCTGCGCGACCTGGGTTCGCGTAGCGACGTGGATAGCTATAGCGTCACCGTGTATGGCGGCAAGGCGTTCGACGCGGGTCCCGGCAAGATCAACCTGAGCCTGGGCGCGGCGTATACGTGGCATGACGTCAAAGCCAGGCGCGGCGCCAACGCGGCCGGCGTCAGCCAGGAATTGAAATCCAGCTACGGCGCCAGCACCGGCCAGTTCTTCAGCGAACTCGGGTACGCCCTGCCCTTGAATGACCGCGTGACCTTGGACCCCTTTTTGGGCGCCAGCTACAACGACCTGCGTACGCGCGGCTTCTCGGAATCGGGGGGCGATGCGGCGCTGGACGGCAAGTCCGGACGCAATCAAGTGGCGTCGACCACGCTGGGCCTGCACGTGCAGAGCACTTTCGACAGCGCCGGCGCGGCGGGCCGCGTGCGCGCCACCTTGAGCTGGCGTCACGCCTACGGCGACGTCAATCCGGCAACGACCCTGGCATTCCAGGGCAGCCAGACCTTCACCGTGACGGGCGCTCCCATTGCGCGCGACAGTGCGGTGGTGGAGCTGGGCGTGGATATGGCGGTCACCAAGCGCACGACGGTGGGAGTGAACTATGGCGGCCAGTTCGGCTCGGGCAGCAGGCAGAATGCCGGCAGCCTGGATGTCCGTTATCGCTTCTGA
- a CDS encoding SDR family NAD(P)-dependent oxidoreductase — protein sequence MNLDLQHAKVLVTGGSRGIGRAIVECFLEEGARVAYCARNAAGIEEAQTRFGARATGTAVDVTDATQMQRWVQDSARELGGIDVVVANVSALAGGGEIEAWRRAFETDLLGTVHAVNAAVPLLRASQKAAVVLISSVSGREVDMFAEPYGVMKAALIHYGKTLSVRHAPERIRVNTVSPGNVYFADGVWGQIERDSPELFAQCLAANPLGRMARPEEVARAAVFLASPAASFITGTNLILDGGLTRGVQF from the coding sequence ATGAATCTGGATCTGCAACACGCCAAAGTACTGGTTACCGGCGGCTCGCGCGGCATCGGCCGCGCCATTGTTGAATGCTTTCTTGAAGAAGGCGCACGCGTGGCTTACTGCGCACGCAACGCGGCGGGCATCGAGGAAGCGCAAACCCGGTTCGGAGCGCGGGCGACGGGAACGGCTGTCGACGTGACCGATGCGACGCAGATGCAGCGGTGGGTGCAGGACTCGGCCCGCGAATTGGGCGGTATCGACGTCGTGGTCGCGAACGTCAGCGCGTTGGCAGGAGGCGGTGAGATCGAGGCGTGGCGGCGCGCGTTCGAAACTGACCTGTTGGGTACCGTGCATGCAGTGAATGCCGCCGTGCCGCTGCTGCGCGCTTCGCAGAAAGCCGCCGTGGTATTGATATCTAGCGTGTCCGGCCGCGAGGTCGATATGTTCGCAGAGCCTTACGGGGTGATGAAGGCGGCGCTGATCCATTATGGCAAGACGCTTTCCGTCCGCCACGCGCCGGAACGGATACGCGTGAACACGGTGTCGCCGGGGAATGTGTATTTCGCCGACGGCGTCTGGGGACAGATCGAGCGCGATTCCCCCGAGCTGTTCGCGCAATGCCTGGCCGCCAATCCGCTGGGCCGGATGGCGCGCCCCGAAGAAGTCGCGCGCGCCGCGGTATTCCTGGCCAGCCCCGCCGCGAGTTTCATCACCGGGACCAATTTGATTCTGGATGGGGGGTTGACTCGCGGAGTGCAGTTCTGA
- a CDS encoding mandelate racemase/muconate lactonizing enzyme family protein gives MKIRKIEAYALTIPLHARYWVSNEVIDKCSQIIVKVTTEDGPTGLATLHGRNMPRVLEIVAELSDYLHGRDALSQHAIWADLFGLTTQSPGTISKLKLPDVGGPDKRAAMLAALAGIDIALWDIKGKAAGLPVWRLLGGERKSIRAYVTGGYYQDGADILAIAPEMAGYVAQGFNGVKMKVGGMALDVDVQRVRAVREAIGPDTMLMVDANCAYTLPQAIAAIRAFEPYDIHWFEEPLHWYDSVRALGRLAQHTHVALASGESEMHSWACRDLIDLGGVRYMEFDATRSGGITEWLRVAAYAHLHGVLMATHHDPHIHGHLAASAPNGDCVEVFVDENRDPLWARLFTERAQLRDGHLHLNDLPGFGFDIDWDLVKRHHI, from the coding sequence ATGAAAATCAGAAAAATCGAAGCGTACGCGCTGACCATCCCCCTGCATGCGCGCTATTGGGTCAGCAACGAAGTCATCGATAAATGCAGCCAGATCATCGTCAAGGTAACGACCGAGGACGGGCCGACCGGGCTGGCCACGCTGCACGGCCGCAATATGCCTCGCGTCCTTGAAATCGTGGCCGAACTAAGTGACTACCTGCATGGCCGCGACGCCTTGTCCCAGCATGCCATATGGGCCGACCTGTTCGGCTTGACGACGCAATCTCCCGGCACGATAAGCAAGCTGAAGCTGCCGGACGTTGGCGGCCCGGACAAGCGAGCCGCGATGCTGGCGGCGCTGGCCGGCATCGATATCGCGCTTTGGGACATCAAGGGCAAGGCCGCCGGCCTGCCGGTGTGGCGTCTGCTGGGCGGGGAACGCAAGAGCATCCGAGCCTACGTCACGGGGGGCTACTACCAGGATGGGGCAGACATCCTGGCCATCGCGCCGGAAATGGCGGGATACGTTGCCCAGGGCTTCAACGGCGTCAAGATGAAGGTGGGCGGCATGGCGCTGGACGTGGACGTGCAGCGGGTGCGAGCAGTGCGCGAGGCCATCGGCCCCGACACCATGCTTATGGTCGATGCCAATTGTGCCTACACCCTGCCACAGGCCATCGCGGCCATCCGGGCGTTCGAACCCTACGATATTCATTGGTTTGAAGAGCCGCTGCACTGGTACGACTCGGTCCGTGCGCTTGGCCGCCTGGCGCAGCACACCCATGTCGCACTGGCCAGCGGTGAATCGGAGATGCACAGCTGGGCGTGCCGGGACCTGATCGACCTGGGCGGGGTGCGCTATATGGAATTCGACGCCACCCGGTCCGGCGGCATCACGGAATGGCTGCGTGTGGCGGCGTATGCCCATCTACACGGCGTATTGATGGCCACGCATCACGATCCCCATATCCATGGGCATCTGGCGGCATCGGCTCCCAACGGCGATTGCGTGGAGGTGTTCGTGGACGAGAACCGTGACCCGCTGTGGGCCCGCCTGTTTACCGAACGGGCGCAGTTGCGTGACGGCCATCTGCATCTGAATGACTTGCCTGGCTTCGGCTTCGATATCGACTGGGATTTGGTGAAGCGCCACCATATCTGA
- a CDS encoding LysR family transcriptional regulator, whose amino-acid sequence MNSDELALFAKVARHRSISSAAIELGVDQSTITRHIGRLEQDVGVRLFFRNGRGTALTEGGTAFLRAAQKVLDAMDEAQRVAHALTHQGPARLVIAAPPTIGSVIFSRLAVGLHASFPATALHFVEDMGSRVIKLLTDGHADIGLAYAPAPTALAWDSLRLTEAIYLVGPVSAAPLGPAFPAQRLGELPLVLPTTSYGVRMQAEMLARTLDIHLDVRVECDAGSATLTRMVMDGAGYTLMPYSVVRDEIAQGRLQAAPLTGPALTRGIVLAMARNRDTSAGSWSALQAVRRIVVESVREGAWPGVSVDEDDAGPPCETR is encoded by the coding sequence ATGAACTCTGACGAACTGGCGCTGTTCGCCAAGGTCGCGCGGCATCGCAGCATTTCAAGCGCGGCCATCGAATTGGGCGTGGACCAATCCACGATCACCCGCCACATCGGGCGGCTGGAGCAGGACGTGGGGGTGCGCTTGTTCTTCCGCAATGGGCGCGGCACGGCGCTGACGGAAGGCGGGACGGCGTTTCTTCGTGCGGCGCAAAAAGTATTGGATGCCATGGATGAGGCGCAGCGCGTCGCGCACGCCCTGACTCATCAGGGCCCCGCGCGGCTGGTGATTGCCGCACCGCCCACCATCGGCAGCGTCATCTTCAGCCGCCTGGCGGTGGGCTTGCATGCCAGCTTCCCCGCCACGGCGCTGCATTTCGTCGAGGACATGGGGAGCCGGGTGATCAAACTGCTGACTGATGGGCATGCCGATATCGGCCTGGCCTACGCGCCGGCGCCGACGGCGCTGGCTTGGGACAGCCTGCGGTTGACCGAGGCTATCTATCTGGTGGGCCCCGTCAGCGCCGCCCCCTTGGGGCCGGCCTTCCCGGCGCAGCGGCTGGGTGAGTTGCCTTTGGTCTTGCCGACCACGTCGTACGGCGTTCGCATGCAGGCCGAAATGCTGGCTCGCACGCTGGATATCCACCTGGACGTGCGGGTCGAGTGTGACGCGGGCAGCGCCACGTTGACGCGCATGGTCATGGACGGCGCGGGCTACACCTTGATGCCGTATTCGGTGGTGCGCGACGAGATCGCGCAGGGACGCCTGCAGGCCGCGCCGCTGACGGGACCTGCGTTGACGCGCGGGATCGTCCTGGCGATGGCGCGCAATCGGGATACGTCCGCCGGGTCGTGGAGCGCGCTGCAGGCCGTGCGGCGCATCGTCGTCGAGTCCGTGCGCGAAGGGGCTTGGCCTGGCGTCAGCGTTGACGAAGACGACGCGGGGCCGCCTTGTGAAACGCGCTGA
- a CDS encoding IclR family transcriptional regulator, whose product MSPNQAPTSPVQASFNGIQSVERAMQLLDALRALGGSARLTELATQCGMGKSTAHHLLDTLVGTGHVERTGRQYCLGARLTLLAEHPADALTQKLRRAFAPALRAFADMTGQNCFLAIPGGTRSYLTLAALDGQGESLQLPRDERRDALLTSAVGKIFLAHDGQLLRRLRRSDAIGSTLEDELARVNAQGYALDIGASAPNLNCVALPLRVRGRVVAALSAGGAAAQLGPRQMRAAANRAMRELFDVIKM is encoded by the coding sequence ATGAGCCCAAACCAAGCACCGACATCGCCCGTTCAAGCAAGCTTCAACGGCATTCAGTCAGTGGAGCGTGCCATGCAGCTGCTGGACGCATTGCGCGCACTGGGTGGCAGTGCCCGGCTTACCGAACTGGCAACGCAATGCGGCATGGGCAAGAGCACGGCGCATCATCTGCTCGACACCCTGGTTGGCACGGGACACGTCGAGCGTACCGGCCGGCAGTATTGCCTGGGCGCACGCCTGACGTTGCTGGCGGAACATCCTGCGGATGCGCTTACGCAGAAGCTGCGACGCGCGTTCGCGCCCGCATTGCGTGCCTTCGCCGACATGACCGGACAAAACTGCTTCCTCGCCATCCCGGGCGGCACGCGCAGCTATCTGACGCTCGCGGCCCTGGACGGGCAGGGCGAGTCCTTACAGCTACCGCGCGATGAGCGCAGGGACGCGCTGCTGACGTCCGCCGTCGGCAAGATATTCCTCGCCCATGACGGGCAGCTCTTGCGCCGGTTACGGCGCAGCGATGCCATCGGCTCGACACTGGAAGATGAACTCGCGCGGGTGAATGCGCAAGGCTACGCCCTGGATATCGGCGCGTCCGCCCCGAACCTGAACTGCGTCGCCTTACCCCTGCGCGTGCGCGGCCGCGTGGTCGCGGCACTCAGCGCGGGTGGCGCCGCCGCGCAACTGGGCCCGCGCCAGATGCGCGCCGCCGCCAATCGCGCCATGCGCGAGCTATTCGACGTCATCAAGATGTGA
- a CDS encoding LysR family transcriptional regulator, which produces MNRLQWMQIFTRVVDMQSFSRAADSLALPASRVTRAVKELEAFLGVRLLQRTTRHISLTPEGTFYYDHCKRLLADIEAVESNFPGSAGQARGRLRVDMTLSLARLVVLPAMKDFQSRFPDVELTLTLSDRTVELVQEGIDCVIRAGTPEDSPTLVAKRIGAFEWVTCASPDYLEQHGTPATLDDLSAHEAVGYLSSRTARPLDWDFVENGESRCVRMRERLIVNDTDAYVTCAVEGLGLIRAGSYMVLPHLRSGRLRRVLGDFDGPAAPLSVIYPRNRHLSPTVRAFVDWVEGVVRAAEPSWRIGA; this is translated from the coding sequence GTGAACCGCCTACAGTGGATGCAGATCTTCACCCGCGTGGTCGACATGCAAAGCTTCAGCCGGGCGGCCGACAGCCTTGCCCTGCCCGCCTCCCGGGTCACGCGCGCCGTCAAGGAACTGGAAGCCTTTCTTGGCGTACGGCTGCTGCAACGGACCACGCGTCACATCAGCCTGACGCCGGAAGGCACGTTCTATTACGACCACTGCAAGCGGCTGCTGGCCGACATCGAAGCCGTGGAGTCCAACTTCCCGGGTAGCGCCGGGCAAGCGCGCGGCCGTCTGCGCGTCGACATGACGCTTTCGCTGGCACGGCTGGTGGTGCTGCCCGCGATGAAGGATTTCCAATCCCGCTTCCCGGATGTCGAACTGACGCTGACCCTGTCCGACCGAACCGTCGAGCTGGTGCAGGAAGGGATAGATTGCGTCATTCGCGCCGGCACGCCGGAAGACTCGCCGACCCTGGTGGCCAAACGGATCGGCGCCTTCGAATGGGTAACCTGCGCGTCGCCCGACTACCTGGAGCAACACGGCACGCCCGCGACGCTGGACGATTTATCGGCGCACGAAGCCGTGGGTTATCTGTCCAGCCGGACAGCACGCCCTCTCGACTGGGATTTCGTGGAGAACGGCGAAAGCCGCTGCGTCAGGATGCGCGAGCGCCTGATCGTCAACGACACCGACGCGTATGTCACGTGCGCGGTCGAAGGCCTGGGCCTGATCCGGGCGGGCAGCTACATGGTGCTGCCGCATCTGCGCAGCGGACGCCTGCGCCGGGTCCTGGGCGACTTCGACGGGCCGGCCGCCCCGCTGTCGGTCATCTATCCCAGGAACCGCCATCTTTCACCCACGGTCAGGGCGTTCGTGGACTGGGTCGAAGGCGTCGTGCGGGCGGCCGAACCAAGTTGGCGGATAGGCGCATAA